The following coding sequences lie in one Rutidosis leptorrhynchoides isolate AG116_Rl617_1_P2 chromosome 4, CSIRO_AGI_Rlap_v1, whole genome shotgun sequence genomic window:
- the LOC139843617 gene encoding eukaryotic initiation factor 4A-III homolog B-like, producing MLRTIKKASGYFNRFARIINFVVSHQPSVCLVSPTLSNEILEMTSKFMTDPVRILVKRDELTLEGIKQFLFAVESENWKFNTLCDFYDTLTITQVVILCNTKRKDA from the exons ATGTTGAGGACGATCAAAAAAGCATCCGGATACTTCAACCGATTTGCGAGAATAATCAATTTTGTTGTATCTCACCAACCATCG GTTTGTTTGGTGTCTCCTACCCTTTCTAATGAAATTTTGGAGATGACCAGCAAATTCATGACTGATCCTGTTCGTATCCTTGTAAAACGTGATGAATTGACTCTTGAG GGAATAAAACAATTCTTATTTGCAGTAGAGAGCGAAAATTGGAAATTCAATACTCTCTGTGATTTCTATGATACTCTTACAATCACCCAGGTTGTAATCCTTTGTAACACAAAGCGAAAAG ATGCCTGA
- the LOC139840938 gene encoding uncharacterized protein, translating into MGCWRRTPTGRANGELETLTSLISTFHLDHNAADIWKWSLDSDGLFMVKSLASEIDDRILGSNSFSVSTIRNNLAPKKLEISAWRALHKRLPVRLELDKRGIGLHSVRCPLCDDDLKSVDHSIIFCQQSLDIWERVFKWWDVGPFSSFSVNEVLGMVNNPSMSKFGGMLWLAVRWVSAYIIWKNRNNKVFNGKCWNTPMVFNEIQIKSFEWLSPRAKGRKLEWLTWLSNPYTFLTAP; encoded by the coding sequence ATGGGCTGCTGGCGTCGAACTCCTACAGGTAGGGCAAATGGTGAGTTGGAAACACTCACAAGTCTGATTTCTACCTTTCACCTCGATCACAATGCAGCAGATATTTGGAAATGGTCCTTGGACAGTGACGGTCTGTTTATGGTAAAATCATTGGCATCAGAAATCGATGATAGGATACTAGGGTCAAACAGCTTTTCGGTAAGCACGATTAGAAACAACTTAGCTCCGAAAAAGCTTGAAATCTCTGCGTGGCGGGCATTGCACAAGAGATTACCCGTTAGACTTGAATTGGACAAACGGGGGATCGGTCTCCATAGTGTTAGATGCCCGTTATGCGACGACGATTTGAAATCCGTGGATCACTCTATTATTTTTTGCCAACAATCTCTCGACATTTGGGAGAGGGTATTTAAATGGTGGGACGTGGGTCCCTTCTCGAGCTTCAGTGTCAACGAGGTGCTTGGTATGGTAAACAACCCAAGTATGTCCAAATTCGGGGGGATGCTTTGGTTAGCCGTAAGGTGGGTTAGTGCTTACATCATTTGGAAAAACCGTAACAACAAGGTTTTTAACGGGAAATGTTGGAACACTCCGATGGTCTTCAATGAAATTCAAATCAAGTCGTTCGAGTGGCTTTCTCCAAGAGCGAAAGGTAGAAAACTCGAGTGGCTAACGTGGCTTTCGAACCCATATACTTTTCTCACAGCCCCGTAG